In the Octadecabacter sp. SW4 genome, one interval contains:
- a CDS encoding LysR family transcriptional regulator — MDWDKLRIFHAVADAGSLTHAGDILHLSQSAVSRQVRALEESLNTTLFHRHARGLILTEQGELLFDATKSMNKRLESASARIRDSKEEVFGELRVTTTTGFGTLWLAPRLPALYEKYPDLNIDLMLEERVLDLPMREADVAIRMKEPSQADLIRKRLMSVRMRLYASQGYLDREGPLDDMEDIGNHRLICQNPNSAQVSAGAQLVQLLLSYDAPKRLNVNNYFGVLQAVRSDLGVGVLPDYVTKDIPGLVRCLPEVESGEVPVFLAYPEELRQSKRIAAFRDFIQEEITAQRRKARDDDD, encoded by the coding sequence ATGGACTGGGACAAACTACGAATCTTTCACGCGGTCGCGGATGCGGGCAGCCTGACCCACGCCGGTGATATCCTGCACCTCAGCCAATCGGCTGTGTCACGGCAGGTGCGCGCACTGGAAGAATCGCTCAACACCACCCTGTTTCACCGGCACGCGCGCGGGCTGATCCTGACCGAGCAGGGCGAATTGCTGTTCGATGCGACAAAATCCATGAACAAGCGTCTGGAATCCGCCAGCGCGCGCATTCGCGACAGCAAAGAAGAAGTATTTGGCGAACTCCGCGTGACCACGACGACCGGATTCGGCACGCTCTGGCTCGCGCCGCGCCTGCCCGCGCTTTATGAAAAATACCCGGACCTGAATATCGACCTGATGCTTGAAGAACGGGTGCTTGACCTGCCCATGCGCGAGGCCGATGTCGCCATCCGCATGAAGGAACCCAGTCAGGCCGATTTGATCCGCAAGCGGCTGATGTCGGTGCGCATGCGGCTTTATGCTTCGCAAGGCTACCTTGATCGCGAAGGGCCGCTTGATGACATGGAAGATATCGGCAATCACCGCCTGATCTGCCAGAACCCCAATTCCGCACAGGTCTCCGCGGGGGCTCAACTGGTGCAACTGCTGCTCAGCTATGACGCGCCCAAACGGTTGAACGTCAACAACTATTTCGGTGTCTTGCAGGCTGTGCGCTCGGACCTTGGGGTTGGGGTTCTGCCCGATTACGTGACCAAGGACATCCCCGGCCTTGTGCGCTGCCTGCCCGAAGTCGAAAGCGGTGAAGTGCCGGTGTTCCTCGCCTATCCCGAAGAATTGCGCCAATCCAAACGTATCGCCGCATTTCGCGATTTCATTCAGGAGGAAATCACCGCGCAGCGCCGCAAGGCCCGCGATGATGACGACTAG
- a CDS encoding aspartate/glutamate racemase family protein, protein MEQAFDYALAPSLGHRATLGLILLAADETLEHEMRSVLGVQDGVALHCSRVPSAPDVSRESLAMMESQLPAAAALLPDTDFDVIGYGCTSGTSVIGAAKVVQMVQSGRRTAAVTDPLTALIAACNHLNLHNIALLTPYVIEVSQGLRDVLADAGVATPVYGSFNEAEEARVTRIDASSLIHAATTLGQSPDVDAVFLSCTNLRTLDVLPLIAAQIGKPVLSSNQVLIWQMARLAGISLDLARFGPAL, encoded by the coding sequence ATGGAACAGGCATTTGATTACGCGCTGGCCCCGTCGCTGGGCCATCGGGCTACGCTGGGGCTGATCCTGCTGGCCGCAGATGAGACGCTTGAACATGAAATGCGCAGCGTCTTGGGGGTGCAGGATGGGGTCGCGCTACATTGCAGTCGCGTTCCCAGTGCGCCCGATGTGAGCCGCGAAAGCCTGGCCATGATGGAAAGCCAACTGCCTGCGGCGGCGGCACTTTTGCCCGATACGGATTTTGATGTGATCGGCTATGGCTGCACCTCGGGCACATCGGTGATCGGTGCCGCGAAAGTGGTGCAGATGGTGCAATCCGGGCGTAGGACGGCAGCGGTGACGGACCCTTTGACGGCTTTAATTGCCGCCTGTAATCATTTGAATTTACATAATATTGCGCTGCTAACCCCCTATGTTATCGAGGTCTCGCAGGGGCTACGTGACGTGTTGGCTGATGCGGGGGTCGCCACACCGGTCTACGGATCGTTCAACGAGGCCGAGGAAGCGCGCGTGACGCGCATTGATGCGTCCTCGCTGATCCACGCGGCGACAACGTTGGGCCAAAGCCCGGACGTGGACGCGGTGTTCCTGTCCTGCACCAATCTGCGCACGCTTGATGTACTGCCGCTGATCGCCGCGCAGATCGGCAAGCCGGTGCTGTCCAGCAATCAGGTGCTGATCTGGCAGATGGCGCGGTTGGCGGGGATCAGCCTGGATTTGGCGCGGTTCGGCCCGGCGCTTTGA
- a CDS encoding Xaa-Pro peptidase family protein: MRPARGFDVAEYRARVARAQSAMAAAGLGALLLTTEADLRYFTGFLTRFWESPTRPWYLVVPAQGDPIAVIPSIGAALMGKTWISDIRTWVAPDLSDDGVTLLIATLQEVGGDIGTPFGLESHARMPLAALAQVQQGVTLRSDQGIVAGLRALKSPAEISKITASCAIAGRAFARVPEIAGAGVALSQVFRDFQRLCLEEGADWVPYLAGGVGRLGYDDVISPATDEPLAQGDVLMLDTGLIRDGYFCDFDRNYVVGAPDPLAADGYACLLAACDAGRAAARVGARAADVFHAMNAVIAQGPGVAGTDPGRLGHGLGMQLTEGLSLIPSDQTRLAAGMVITLEPGITLPGGGYLVHEDNFVIDPQGARQISPPVWPQLQGI, from the coding sequence ATGAGGCCCGCGCGCGGATTTGATGTGGCTGAATATCGCGCCCGCGTGGCGCGCGCGCAGTCGGCAATGGCGGCGGCTGGCCTTGGTGCCTTGTTGCTGACGACCGAGGCGGATCTGCGGTATTTCACCGGGTTCCTGACGCGGTTTTGGGAAAGCCCGACGCGGCCCTGGTATCTTGTGGTGCCTGCGCAGGGCGATCCGATTGCGGTGATTCCGTCGATTGGCGCGGCCCTGATGGGCAAGACCTGGATCAGCGATATCCGCACTTGGGTTGCGCCGGATTTATCCGACGACGGGGTGACGCTGTTGATTGCGACCCTGCAAGAGGTGGGCGGCGATATCGGCACGCCATTCGGGTTGGAAAGCCACGCGCGGATGCCCTTGGCGGCGCTGGCACAGGTGCAGCAGGGCGTGACCCTGCGAAGTGATCAGGGAATCGTTGCGGGGCTGCGCGCGCTGAAATCCCCGGCTGAGATTTCCAAGATCACCGCCAGTTGCGCCATCGCAGGGCGGGCCTTTGCCCGTGTGCCTGAAATCGCCGGTGCGGGCGTGGCGCTGTCACAGGTGTTTCGTGATTTCCAGCGCTTGTGCCTTGAAGAAGGGGCCGATTGGGTGCCCTACCTTGCGGGCGGCGTCGGGCGGTTGGGCTATGACGATGTGATCTCGCCCGCGACGGATGAACCTTTGGCGCAGGGTGATGTCCTGATGCTGGACACCGGGTTGATCCGCGACGGGTATTTTTGCGATTTCGATCGCAATTATGTGGTCGGCGCGCCTGATCCTTTGGCCGCTGATGGCTATGCCTGTTTGCTGGCGGCCTGTGATGCGGGCCGCGCGGCGGCGCGGGTGGGGGCCAGGGCCGCAGATGTGTTTCACGCGATGAATGCCGTGATTGCGCAGGGGCCGGGGGTGGCGGGCACGGACCCCGGGCGCTTGGGGCACGGGTTGGGGATGCAACTGACAGAAGGGCTGTCGCTGATTCCCAGTGATCAGACAAGGCTGGCAGCAGGTATGGTGATCACGCTCGAACCGGGGATCACGCTGCCCGGGGGCGGCTATCTTGTGCACGAGGATAATTTCGTGATCGACCCGCAAGGCGCGCGCCAGATTTCGCCGCCGGTCTGGCCGCAACTGCAAGGGATTTGA
- a CDS encoding pyridoxal-phosphate dependent enzyme, protein MTAVENRYRGQGLSLGVPQPSIDAGAPAALLARCPEAAQTPLHRADAIATQAGVTQVWVKDERTRMGLGSFKALGAAYVIAHDACVDGLDMVRRCYVTASAGNHGLSVAAGARVFGARAVVYLADTVPESFAQRLRAQGADVVRAGAIYEESMAAASLAALDNGWELLSDSSWAGYVEIPHRLMEGYLVLAAEIAAQMDRPPTHVFLQAGVGGLAAATAAYLRHVWGDAPRMIVVEPAAAPALQAAIMAGQFVATSGPASCMGRLDCKEASLIALQGLSRDADCFMTISEEAAQAVLPPLAEAGLATSASGGAGLAALMTAGLDPSARVLCILSEEP, encoded by the coding sequence ATGACAGCAGTTGAAAACAGGTATCGCGGCCAGGGGCTGTCGCTGGGCGTGCCCCAGCCAAGCATTGATGCGGGCGCACCTGCCGCCCTTTTGGCGCGCTGTCCCGAAGCGGCGCAGACGCCGCTGCACAGGGCGGATGCGATTGCGACACAGGCGGGCGTGACGCAGGTTTGGGTCAAGGATGAACGCACCCGCATGGGGCTGGGCAGTTTCAAGGCACTGGGGGCGGCTTATGTCATTGCCCATGATGCCTGCGTTGACGGGCTGGACATGGTGCGGCGTTGTTATGTCACGGCAAGTGCGGGCAATCACGGGTTGTCGGTTGCAGCAGGTGCGCGTGTGTTTGGCGCGCGCGCCGTGGTCTATCTGGCGGATACGGTGCCCGAGAGTTTTGCGCAGCGTTTGCGCGCCCAAGGTGCGGATGTGGTGCGCGCGGGCGCGATCTATGAAGAGAGCATGGCGGCGGCGTCACTGGCCGCTTTGGACAACGGCTGGGAGCTGTTGTCAGACAGTTCCTGGGCGGGATACGTGGAAATCCCGCATCGGTTGATGGAGGGTTATCTGGTGTTGGCGGCGGAAATCGCCGCGCAGATGGACCGGCCCCCGACTCATGTGTTCTTGCAGGCCGGTGTCGGCGGTTTGGCGGCTGCCACAGCGGCTTATCTGCGCCATGTCTGGGGGGATGCGCCGCGCATGATCGTGGTCGAACCCGCGGCGGCTCCGGCCTTGCAGGCCGCGATCATGGCGGGTCAGTTTGTGGCGACCAGCGGTCCTGCATCCTGCATGGGACGGCTGGATTGCAAGGAGGCGTCCTTGATTGCCTTGCAGGGGCTGAGCCGGGACGCCGACTGTTTCATGACGATTTCCGAGGAGGCAGCGCAGGCGGTCTTGCCGCCGCTGGCGGAGGCGGGGCTTGCGACATCGGCATCGGGCGGGGCGGGGCTGGCGGCGCTGATGACGGCGGGCCTTGATCCATCCGCACGGGTGCTGTGCATCCTGAGCGAGGAACCATGA
- the purL gene encoding phosphoribosylformylglycinamidine synthase subunit PurL — protein MQEPAITPDLIKAHGLSPDEYDRILEIIDREPTFTELGIFSAMWNEHCSYKSSKKWLRTLPTTGPQVICGPGENAGIVDIGDGQCVVFKMESHNHPSYIEPYQGAATGVGGILRDVFTMGARPIAAMNSLSFGAPDHPKTRQLVHGVVEGVGGYGNCFGVPTVGGEVRFHPAYNGNCLVNAFAAGLADTDKIFYSAASGVGMPVVYLGAKTGRDGVGGATMASAEFDDTIEEKRPTVQVGDPFTEKRLMEATLELMATGAVISIQDMGAAGLTCSAVEMGDKGGLGVKLTLEDVPQREDNMTAYEMMLSESQERMLMVLKPELEAEARAVFEKWDLDFAIVGETIAEDRFIVMHNNVVKADLPLATLSGSAPEYDRPWVETPAATPLADVPNIDAIDGLRALLASPNYASKQWVYEQYDSQVMADTLRTPGLGAGIVRVHGTDKSIAFTSDVTPRYVKANPEAGGAQAVAEAYRNLTAVGATPLATTDNMNFGNPEKPEIMGQFVGAIKGIGAACIALDMPIVSGNVSLYNETDGTGILPTPTIGAVGLIKHGDDLIAGTVREGHVALLIGETQGHLGQSALLAEVFNREEGDAPAVDLAAEKRHGDFIRANRANIDVCTDLSDGGLALAAFELAEAGNVGVTLDDDTTPFCFGEDQARYLVACSFDKAEALMVAAGHADVPIATVGRFGGTDLRIGASSAPLADLVAIYRAGFHDAIG, from the coding sequence ATGCAAGAGCCGGCCATTACACCCGATCTGATCAAAGCCCACGGGTTGTCGCCCGACGAATACGACCGCATCCTTGAGATTATCGACCGCGAGCCCACCTTTACCGAGCTGGGCATCTTTAGTGCCATGTGGAACGAACACTGTTCCTATAAATCCTCGAAAAAGTGGCTGCGCACCTTGCCCACGACCGGTCCCCAAGTGATCTGCGGCCCCGGTGAAAACGCCGGGATCGTTGATATCGGTGACGGGCAATGCGTTGTCTTCAAAATGGAAAGCCACAACCACCCCAGCTATATCGAACCCTATCAGGGCGCGGCCACCGGCGTGGGCGGCATCCTGCGCGATGTGTTCACGATGGGCGCGCGCCCGATCGCGGCGATGAATTCCCTGTCATTCGGTGCACCCGACCACCCCAAGACCCGCCAGCTTGTGCATGGTGTCGTCGAAGGGGTTGGCGGTTACGGCAATTGCTTTGGCGTGCCGACGGTGGGCGGAGAAGTCAGGTTTCACCCCGCCTATAACGGCAACTGTCTGGTCAATGCCTTTGCGGCGGGCCTTGCAGATACGGACAAGATTTTCTACTCGGCCGCATCGGGCGTGGGCATGCCCGTGGTTTATCTGGGCGCTAAAACCGGGCGCGACGGGGTTGGCGGGGCAACGATGGCCTCGGCCGAATTTGATGACACGATCGAGGAAAAGCGCCCCACCGTGCAGGTCGGCGACCCCTTCACCGAAAAGCGGCTGATGGAAGCCACACTGGAACTGATGGCCACGGGGGCCGTGATCTCGATCCAGGATATGGGCGCGGCGGGCCTGACCTGTTCAGCCGTGGAAATGGGCGACAAGGGCGGGCTGGGTGTCAAACTCACCCTCGAAGACGTGCCGCAACGCGAAGACAATATGACAGCCTATGAAATGATGCTGTCGGAAAGTCAGGAACGCATGCTCATGGTCCTCAAACCCGAACTCGAGGCAGAGGCCCGCGCCGTGTTCGAAAAATGGGATCTCGACTTTGCCATCGTCGGTGAAACCATCGCCGAAGACCGCTTTATCGTCATGCACAACAATGTGGTCAAGGCCGACCTGCCACTGGCGACCCTGTCCGGTTCGGCCCCCGAATACGACCGGCCCTGGGTGGAAACCCCCGCCGCGACCCCGCTTGCCGATGTGCCCAATATCGACGCCATCGACGGGCTGCGCGCGCTGCTTGCTTCGCCCAACTACGCCAGCAAACAATGGGTCTATGAACAATACGACAGCCAGGTCATGGCCGACACGCTGCGCACGCCGGGCCTTGGCGCCGGGATCGTGCGGGTGCATGGCACCGATAAATCTATCGCCTTTACCAGCGATGTGACGCCCCGCTACGTCAAGGCCAACCCCGAAGCAGGCGGCGCGCAGGCCGTGGCCGAGGCCTATCGCAACCTGACTGCGGTGGGCGCAACGCCGCTGGCAACGACCGACAACATGAACTTTGGCAACCCTGAAAAGCCTGAAATCATGGGGCAATTCGTCGGCGCGATCAAAGGCATCGGCGCGGCCTGCATCGCCCTTGATATGCCGATCGTGTCGGGCAATGTATCGCTTTACAATGAAACCGACGGCACTGGCATCTTGCCCACACCGACCATCGGCGCGGTGGGGCTGATCAAACACGGCGACGACCTGATCGCAGGCACAGTGCGCGAAGGCCACGTGGCGCTGCTGATCGGCGAAACCCAAGGCCACCTTGGGCAATCGGCCCTGCTGGCCGAAGTATTCAACCGCGAAGAAGGCGATGCACCCGCCGTCGATCTGGCAGCCGAAAAACGCCACGGCGATTTCATCCGCGCCAACCGCGCCAATATCGACGTCTGCACCGACCTGTCCGATGGGGGCCTTGCGCTCGCGGCCTTTGAACTGGCCGAGGCAGGCAATGTGGGCGTCACGCTCGATGACGACACCACCCCGTTCTGCTTTGGCGAGGATCAGGCGCGCTATCTTGTGGCCTGTTCGTTTGACAAGGCCGAGGCGCTGATGGTCGCCGCTGGTCACGCGGATGTGCCAATCGCAACCGTCGGGCGCTTTGGCGGCACCGATCTGCGCATCGGCGCGTCCTCCGCCCCCCTTGCCGACCTCGTGGCGATCTATCGCGCGGGGTTCCATGACGCCATAGGCTGA
- a CDS encoding BolA/IbaG family iron-sulfur metabolism protein yields the protein MAITAHEIETLLRASFPDAKINVQGDDGTHFAAEVIDESFRGQNRVQQQRAVYAALKGKMDGSNGELHALALTTKAPE from the coding sequence ATGGCGATCACCGCACACGAAATCGAAACCCTGCTGCGCGCCAGCTTTCCTGACGCGAAAATCAACGTGCAGGGCGATGACGGCACACATTTCGCCGCCGAAGTGATCGACGAAAGCTTCCGCGGGCAGAACCGCGTGCAACAACAACGCGCCGTCTATGCCGCCCTCAAGGGCAAGATGGACGGTAGCAACGGCGAACTTCATGCATTGGCTTTGACGACGAAAGCCCCCGAATAA
- the grxD gene encoding Grx4 family monothiol glutaredoxin yields the protein MTTETQIKETVTTNDVVLFMKGTKEMPQCGFSSRVAGVLNFMGVEFADVNVLADEALRQGIKDYSDWPTVPQLYVKGEFVGGCDIITEMTLSGELDTLLEKEGVAFNKEAADKIREANAD from the coding sequence ATGACCACTGAAACCCAGATCAAAGAGACCGTGACCACCAATGACGTGGTGCTGTTCATGAAAGGCACCAAGGAAATGCCCCAGTGCGGGTTTTCATCCCGCGTGGCGGGCGTGCTGAACTTCATGGGCGTTGAATTTGCCGATGTAAACGTGCTGGCCGACGAAGCCCTGCGCCAGGGCATCAAGGATTATTCCGACTGGCCAACCGTGCCCCAGCTTTACGTCAAAGGTGAATTTGTCGGCGGCTGTGATATCATCACCGAAATGACCCTGTCGGGTGAACTTGACACGCTGTTGGAAAAAGAAGGTGTGGCGTTCAACAAAGAAGCCGCCGACAAGATCCGCGAAGCCAACGCCGACTGA
- a CDS encoding cell division protein ZapA, producing MPQVEISIGGRTFEVACQEGEEHFLHTAANMLDIEATSLSTQIGRMPESRMLLMSGLLLADKTAALEDKVRDAERRAADLQAELDRIQAQGAPEPVRVEVPVVPVEVTDTLAELAARAEALADTVEDRFAQGSSAEY from the coding sequence ATGCCACAGGTCGAAATTTCCATCGGTGGCCGCACCTTCGAGGTCGCCTGTCAGGAGGGCGAGGAGCATTTCCTGCACACCGCCGCGAATATGCTGGATATCGAGGCAACCAGCCTGTCCACCCAGATTGGCCGGATGCCGGAATCGCGGATGCTGCTGATGTCGGGGCTGTTGCTGGCTGACAAGACGGCTGCCTTGGAAGACAAGGTGCGTGACGCGGAGCGGCGGGCGGCGGATTTGCAGGCCGAGCTTGACCGGATCCAAGCGCAGGGCGCGCCCGAACCGGTGCGCGTCGAGGTGCCGGTGGTTCCGGTCGAGGTGACTGACACACTGGCCGAACTGGCGGCGCGGGCCGAGGCTTTGGCCGACACGGTCGAGGACAGGTTTGCCCAAGGCTCCAGCGCCGAATACTAG
- the tkt gene encoding transketolase has protein sequence MDIDALRKAHPEHWMKAAAIRTLTLDAVAAANSGHSGMPMGMADVATVLFENHLRFDPTAPNWPDRDRFILSAGHGSMLLYSLLHLTGYADMTLQQLKDFRQWGAITAGHPEYGHASGVETTTGPLGQGIANAVGFAIAEEILRARFGSKAINHHTYVMAGDGCLMEGVSQEAIGLAGMQKLSKLVVFFDDNNITIDGTVDLADITDQPARFAASGWHVQSIDGHDPVAIDAAITAAKADPRPSMIACKTHIALGHAAQDTSKGHGALTDAAQLQAAKDAYGWPYGPFEIPADVKSQWEAMGARGATARAAWESGFAKLPKSKQDDFNRTFALDAPKKLSATIKALKKQLSESAPKMATRSSSEKALEVINPIMPETVGGSADLTGSNNTKTGDLGVFNPDNRAGRFIHYGIREHGMAAAMNGMVLHGGIRPYSGTFMCFTDYARGAMRLSALMAVPTVYVMTHDSIGLGEDGPTHQPVEHLAMLRATPNMHVFRPADAVEVAEAWECALTAKTSPSVLALSRQGLPTLRHDHKNKNLTAQGAYVLADSSGKRQAILMATGSEVSVAMEARDILEAEGIGTRVVSMPCWELFEAQDDGYRKRVLPGGPVRVAVEAGVRLGWDKWLLGERGREAKAGFVGMSGFGASAPAPELFAQFGITAQATADKVKALLG, from the coding sequence TTGGATATTGACGCCCTGCGCAAAGCGCACCCCGAGCATTGGATGAAAGCCGCTGCCATCCGCACCCTGACACTGGACGCGGTGGCCGCTGCCAATTCCGGCCACTCTGGCATGCCGATGGGTATGGCTGATGTCGCGACGGTCCTGTTTGAAAACCACCTGCGCTTTGACCCAACGGCCCCGAACTGGCCGGATCGTGACCGGTTCATCCTGTCGGCGGGCCACGGGTCGATGCTACTGTATTCCCTGCTGCACCTGACGGGTTACGCGGATATGACGCTGCAACAGCTCAAGGATTTCCGCCAGTGGGGCGCGATCACCGCAGGCCACCCCGAATATGGCCATGCCAGCGGCGTTGAAACCACCACCGGCCCCTTGGGTCAGGGCATCGCCAATGCGGTTGGCTTTGCCATCGCCGAAGAAATCCTGCGCGCCCGATTTGGATCCAAAGCAATCAACCACCACACCTATGTCATGGCCGGTGACGGCTGCCTGATGGAAGGCGTCAGCCAAGAGGCGATCGGCCTTGCCGGTATGCAGAAGCTGTCCAAACTGGTGGTGTTCTTTGACGACAACAATATCACCATCGACGGCACGGTCGATCTGGCCGATATCACCGACCAGCCTGCCCGTTTCGCGGCATCCGGCTGGCACGTGCAATCCATCGATGGCCACGACCCCGTGGCGATTGACGCCGCAATCACCGCCGCCAAGGCCGATCCGCGCCCCTCGATGATTGCCTGCAAGACCCATATCGCCCTGGGCCACGCCGCGCAGGATACCTCAAAGGGGCACGGTGCGCTGACTGACGCGGCGCAATTGCAGGCCGCCAAGGACGCATATGGCTGGCCCTATGGTCCGTTTGAAATTCCCGCAGATGTGAAATCCCAGTGGGAGGCAATGGGCGCACGCGGCGCTACGGCCCGCGCCGCGTGGGAATCCGGCTTTGCCAAATTGCCGAAATCAAAACAGGATGATTTCAATCGCACCTTTGCGCTTGATGCGCCAAAGAAACTGTCAGCGACCATCAAGGCGCTGAAAAAACAGCTCAGCGAGAGCGCCCCGAAAATGGCGACCCGGTCGTCCTCGGAAAAGGCATTGGAAGTCATCAACCCGATCATGCCCGAAACTGTCGGCGGCTCGGCTGACCTGACGGGATCGAACAATACCAAGACCGGCGATCTGGGCGTGTTCAACCCCGACAACCGCGCAGGCCGCTTTATCCACTATGGCATCCGCGAACACGGTATGGCGGCGGCGATGAACGGCATGGTCCTGCATGGTGGCATCCGCCCCTATTCGGGCACCTTCATGTGTTTCACCGATTACGCACGCGGCGCGATGCGCCTGTCGGCCCTGATGGCCGTGCCAACGGTTTACGTCATGACCCACGACAGCATCGGCCTTGGCGAAGACGGGCCGACCCACCAGCCGGTCGAGCATCTGGCGATGCTGCGCGCCACGCCCAACATGCATGTGTTCCGCCCCGCTGACGCCGTTGAGGTGGCCGAAGCCTGGGAATGCGCGCTGACTGCGAAAACCTCGCCCTCGGTGCTGGCACTGTCGCGTCAGGGGCTGCCGACCCTGCGCCATGATCACAAGAACAAGAACCTGACCGCCCAGGGGGCCTATGTGCTGGCGGATTCATCGGGCAAGCGTCAGGCGATTCTGATGGCAACCGGGTCCGAAGTGTCCGTGGCGATGGAGGCCCGCGATATCCTCGAAGCCGAAGGTATCGGCACCCGTGTGGTATCAATGCCCTGCTGGGAATTGTTCGAGGCCCAGGACGACGGCTATCGCAAGCGTGTCTTGCCCGGCGGCCCCGTGCGGGTCGCGGTCGAGGCTGGCGTGCGCCTTGGCTGGGACAAATGGCTGCTGGGTGAACGCGGCCGCGAAGCCAAGGCAGGCTTTGTCGGCATGTCCGGCTTCGGGGCCTCGGCACCCGCACCGGAATTGTTCGCGCAATTCGGGATCACGGCGCAGGCCACCGCCGACAAGGTCAAGGCCCTGCTGGGCTAG
- a CDS encoding DUF4329 domain-containing protein, which produces MTSAAFVPLLLLALTGCAALPAYGPARAPDEARADAFAVAFLDTIQAQSFRERRELCGFFVLQPDGQITATPPRGGTFATCEMDAPRAGSGIFATYHTHGAYGPDYDNEVPSDLDLLSDWEFGLNGYVATPGGRVWRVDFSDRNTVQVCGRGCILVDPGFVPEDEANIRPGYSLPDLHARADSF; this is translated from the coding sequence ATGACATCCGCAGCCTTCGTTCCCCTGCTCCTGCTGGCGCTGACCGGCTGCGCCGCGCTGCCAGCCTACGGCCCCGCACGCGCGCCCGACGAAGCACGCGCCGATGCCTTTGCCGTGGCCTTTCTTGATACCATTCAGGCGCAATCCTTTCGCGAAAGGCGCGAATTATGCGGCTTTTTCGTGCTGCAACCAGACGGGCAAATTACCGCCACCCCACCGCGCGGTGGCACCTTTGCCACCTGCGAGATGGACGCCCCGCGCGCAGGATCGGGTATCTTTGCCACTTATCACACCCACGGTGCCTATGGGCCGGATTACGACAACGAAGTGCCGTCGGATCTTGATCTGCTGTCTGATTGGGAGTTCGGTTTGAACGGCTATGTCGCCACCCCCGGCGGGCGGGTCTGGCGCGTCGATTTCAGCGACCGTAACACCGTGCAGGTCTGTGGCCGCGGCTGTATTTTGGTCGATCCCGGCTTTGTCCCCGAGGACGAGGCAAACATCCGCCCCGGCTATAGCTTGCCGGACCTGCACGCGCGCGCAGATTCGTTTTAA
- the gap gene encoding type I glyceraldehyde-3-phosphate dehydrogenase yields the protein MTVTVGINGFGRIGRCTLAHIFESARNDVQVVKINATGPVETNAHLLRYDSVHGRFGGTVTVRDGALDLGRGPIDMMSTYNPEELDWGGVDVVLECSGKFNDGEKSAVHLSRGAKKVLISAPAKNVDRTVVYGVNHRAMLADERMISNGSCTTNCLAPLAKVLNDAIGIERGIMTTIHSYTGDQPTLDRRHDDLYRARAAAMAMIPTSTGAAKALGEVLPELAGKLDGTAMRVPTPNVSAVDLTFEAARDVSVADVNAIVAEAAAGHMGAVLSYDPEPKVSIDFNHTPYSTIFAPDQTKVVGGRTVRVLAWYDNEWGFSARMADVAGAMGRLLH from the coding sequence ATGACGGTCACTGTGGGTATCAATGGGTTTGGCCGGATTGGCCGCTGCACTTTGGCGCATATCTTTGAATCGGCGCGCAACGATGTGCAGGTCGTCAAAATCAACGCCACCGGCCCCGTGGAAACCAACGCGCACCTGCTACGCTATGACTCTGTGCATGGCCGCTTTGGCGGCACCGTCACCGTGCGCGACGGCGCGCTTGATCTGGGGCGCGGCCCGATTGACATGATGTCGACCTACAACCCCGAGGAACTGGATTGGGGCGGCGTCGATGTGGTGCTGGAATGTTCGGGCAAATTCAATGACGGCGAAAAATCCGCCGTTCACCTGTCGCGCGGCGCGAAAAAAGTCCTGATCTCGGCCCCGGCCAAGAATGTGGACCGCACCGTTGTCTACGGCGTGAACCATCGCGCGATGCTGGCCGACGAGCGGATGATTTCGAACGGGTCCTGCACCACCAACTGTCTTGCCCCGCTGGCCAAGGTTCTGAACGACGCCATCGGCATCGAGCGCGGCATCATGACCACGATCCACAGCTATACCGGTGACCAACCAACGCTGGACCGTCGCCACGATGACCTTTACCGCGCCCGCGCCGCCGCGATGGCGATGATCCCCACCAGCACCGGCGCCGCCAAGGCCCTGGGTGAAGTGCTGCCGGAACTGGCGGGCAAACTGGACGGCACCGCCATGCGCGTCCCCACCCCCAATGTCAGCGCCGTTGATCTGACATTCGAGGCCGCGCGCGACGTCAGCGTCGCCGATGTGAACGCCATCGTCGCCGAGGCGGCCGCCGGTCACATGGGCGCCGTCCTGTCCTATGATCCAGAACCCAAGGTCAGCATTGATTTCAACCACACCCCCTATTCCACCATCTTTGCCCCAGATCAGACCAAGGTCGTGGGCGGGCGCACGGTGCGGGTGCTGGCGTGGTATGATAACGAGTGGGGCTTTAGCGCGCGGATGGCAGATGTGGCGGGCGCGATGGGGCGGTTGCTGCATTAA